A genome region from Brassica oleracea var. oleracea cultivar TO1000 chromosome C2, BOL, whole genome shotgun sequence includes the following:
- the LOC106322997 gene encoding ureide permease 1 isoform X2, which produces MYMIESKGGAISCMLLALLFLGTWPAIMTLTERRGRLPQHTYLDYTITNLLAAVIIAFTLGQIGPSRPNFITQLSQDNWQSVMFAMAGGIVLSLGNLATQYAWAFVGLSVTEVITASITVVIGTTLNYFLDDRINRAEVLFPGVACFLIAVCFGSAVHKSNAADNKSKLQGFKSLETTSSFQIETGPADSGLAKGKAKEGTAAYLIELEKQRAIKVFEKSTIIGLAITFFAGICFSLFSPAFNLATNDQWHTLKHGVPKLNVYTAFFYFSISAFVLALILNIRFLYWPILGLPKSSFRAYLNDWNGRGWSFLAGFLCGFGNGLQFMGGQAAGYAAADAVQALPLVSTFWGILLFGEYRRSSRRTYVLLISMLFMFIVAVAVLMASSGHRK; this is translated from the exons ATGTATATGATAGAGAGCAAAGGAGGAGCCATCTCTTGTATGCTATTGGCTCTGCTCTTCTTAGGGACATGGCCAGCAATCATGACTCTAACAGAAAGACGTGGGAGACTTCCTCAACATACTTATCTTGACTACACAATCACAAATCTCTTAGCTGCAGTGATCATAGCCTTCACACTAGGCCAAATAGGTCCAAGCAGACCAAATTTCATCACACAGCTTTCTCAA GATAATTGGCAGTCTGTGATGTTTGCAATGGCTGGAGGAATAGTACTTAGCCTTGGAAACTTAGCAACACAATATGCTTGGGCTTTTGTTGGTTTATCAGTTACTGAAGTCATCACTGCTAGTATCACTGTTGTTATTG GCACAACTTTAAACTATTTCTTGGATGATAGAATCAACAGAGCTGAGGTTCTTTTCCCAGGTGTGGCTTGTTTCTTGATCGCGGTTTGTTTCGGCTCTGCTGTTCATAAATCAAATGCAGCTGATAACAAATCCAAACTCCAAGGTTTCAAAAG TTTAGAGACTACTTCTTCCTTCCAAATAGAGACAGGTCCTGCAGACAGCGGGTTAGCCAAAGGGAAAGCTAAAGAAGGGACAGCAGCTTATCTTATAGAGCTTGAGAAACAAAGAGCCATAAAG GTCTTTGAGAAAAGCACAATCATTGGACTGGCGATTACTTTCTTTGCTGGTATCTGTTTCTCTCTATTCTCACCTGCATTCAACTTAGCGACAAACGATCAATGGCACACATTGAAACATGGGGTTCCAAAGCTCAATGTCTACACCGCCTTCTTCTACTTCTCAATCTCTGCATTTGTGCTTGCTCTGATACTTAACATCAGATTCTTGTACTGGCCTATACTTGGTCTCCCAAAGTCTTCTTTCAGGGCTTACCTTAATGACTGGAACGGTCGAGGATGGTCTTTCTTGGCTGGATTTCTCTGTGGATTTGGTAATGGTCTTCAGTTTATGGGTGGTCAAGCCGCAGGCTATGCAGCTGCAGACGCTGTTCAG GCACTTCCACTTGTGAGCACCTTTTGGGGGATATTACTATTTGGAGAATACAGGAGATCGTCCAGAAGAACATATGTACTTCTTATCAGTATGCTCTTCATGTTCATAGTTGCAGTAGCTGTTCTTATGGCCTCGTCAGGACATAGAAAATGA
- the LOC106322997 gene encoding ureide permease 1 isoform X1: MLLALLFLGTWPAIMTLTERRGRLPQHTYLDYTITNLLAAVIIAFTLGQIGPSRPNFITQLSQDNWQSVMFAMAGGIVLSLGNLATQYAWAFVGLSVTEVITASITVVIGVACFLIAVCFGSAVHKSNAADNKSKLQGFKSLETTSSFQIETGPADSGLAKGKAKEGTAAYLIELEKQRAIKVFEKSTIIGLAITFFAGICFSLFSPAFNLATNDQWHTLKHGVPKLNVYTAFFYFSISAFVLALILNIRFLYWPILGLPKSSFRAYLNDWNGRGWSFLAGFLCGFGNGLQFMGGQAAGYAAADAVQALPLVSTFWGILLFGEYRRSSRRTYVLLISMLFMFIVAVAVLMASSGHRK, encoded by the exons ATGCTATTGGCTCTGCTCTTCTTAGGGACATGGCCAGCAATCATGACTCTAACAGAAAGACGTGGGAGACTTCCTCAACATACTTATCTTGACTACACAATCACAAATCTCTTAGCTGCAGTGATCATAGCCTTCACACTAGGCCAAATAGGTCCAAGCAGACCAAATTTCATCACACAGCTTTCTCAA GATAATTGGCAGTCTGTGATGTTTGCAATGGCTGGAGGAATAGTACTTAGCCTTGGAAACTTAGCAACACAATATGCTTGGGCTTTTGTTGGTTTATCAGTTACTGAAGTCATCACTGCTAGTATCACTGTTGTTATTG GTGTGGCTTGTTTCTTGATCGCGGTTTGTTTCGGCTCTGCTGTTCATAAATCAAATGCAGCTGATAACAAATCCAAACTCCAAGGTTTCAAAAG TTTAGAGACTACTTCTTCCTTCCAAATAGAGACAGGTCCTGCAGACAGCGGGTTAGCCAAAGGGAAAGCTAAAGAAGGGACAGCAGCTTATCTTATAGAGCTTGAGAAACAAAGAGCCATAAAG GTCTTTGAGAAAAGCACAATCATTGGACTGGCGATTACTTTCTTTGCTGGTATCTGTTTCTCTCTATTCTCACCTGCATTCAACTTAGCGACAAACGATCAATGGCACACATTGAAACATGGGGTTCCAAAGCTCAATGTCTACACCGCCTTCTTCTACTTCTCAATCTCTGCATTTGTGCTTGCTCTGATACTTAACATCAGATTCTTGTACTGGCCTATACTTGGTCTCCCAAAGTCTTCTTTCAGGGCTTACCTTAATGACTGGAACGGTCGAGGATGGTCTTTCTTGGCTGGATTTCTCTGTGGATTTGGTAATGGTCTTCAGTTTATGGGTGGTCAAGCCGCAGGCTATGCAGCTGCAGACGCTGTTCAG GCACTTCCACTTGTGAGCACCTTTTGGGGGATATTACTATTTGGAGAATACAGGAGATCGTCCAGAAGAACATATGTACTTCTTATCAGTATGCTCTTCATGTTCATAGTTGCAGTAGCTGTTCTTATGGCCTCGTCAGGACATAGAAAATGA
- the LOC106322997 gene encoding ureide permease 1 isoform X3 gives MLLALLFLGTWPAIMTLTERRGRLPQHTYLDYTITNLLAAVIIAFTLGQIGPSRPNFITQLSQDNWQSVMFAMAGGIVLSLGNLATQYAWAFVGLSVTEVITASITVVIGTTLNYFLDDRINRAEVLFPGVACFLIAVCFGSAVHKSNAADNKSKLQGFKSLETTSSFQIETGPADSGLAKGKAKEGTAAYLIELEKQRAIKVFEKSTIIGLAITFFAGICFSLFSPAFNLATNDQWHTLKHGVPKLNVYTAFFYFSISAFVLALILNIRFLYWPILGLPKSSFRAYLNDWNGRGWSFLAGFLCGFGNGLQFMGGQAAGYAAADAVQALPLVSTFWGILLFGEYRRSSRRTYVLLISMLFMFIVAVAVLMASSGHRK, from the exons ATGCTATTGGCTCTGCTCTTCTTAGGGACATGGCCAGCAATCATGACTCTAACAGAAAGACGTGGGAGACTTCCTCAACATACTTATCTTGACTACACAATCACAAATCTCTTAGCTGCAGTGATCATAGCCTTCACACTAGGCCAAATAGGTCCAAGCAGACCAAATTTCATCACACAGCTTTCTCAA GATAATTGGCAGTCTGTGATGTTTGCAATGGCTGGAGGAATAGTACTTAGCCTTGGAAACTTAGCAACACAATATGCTTGGGCTTTTGTTGGTTTATCAGTTACTGAAGTCATCACTGCTAGTATCACTGTTGTTATTG GCACAACTTTAAACTATTTCTTGGATGATAGAATCAACAGAGCTGAGGTTCTTTTCCCAGGTGTGGCTTGTTTCTTGATCGCGGTTTGTTTCGGCTCTGCTGTTCATAAATCAAATGCAGCTGATAACAAATCCAAACTCCAAGGTTTCAAAAG TTTAGAGACTACTTCTTCCTTCCAAATAGAGACAGGTCCTGCAGACAGCGGGTTAGCCAAAGGGAAAGCTAAAGAAGGGACAGCAGCTTATCTTATAGAGCTTGAGAAACAAAGAGCCATAAAG GTCTTTGAGAAAAGCACAATCATTGGACTGGCGATTACTTTCTTTGCTGGTATCTGTTTCTCTCTATTCTCACCTGCATTCAACTTAGCGACAAACGATCAATGGCACACATTGAAACATGGGGTTCCAAAGCTCAATGTCTACACCGCCTTCTTCTACTTCTCAATCTCTGCATTTGTGCTTGCTCTGATACTTAACATCAGATTCTTGTACTGGCCTATACTTGGTCTCCCAAAGTCTTCTTTCAGGGCTTACCTTAATGACTGGAACGGTCGAGGATGGTCTTTCTTGGCTGGATTTCTCTGTGGATTTGGTAATGGTCTTCAGTTTATGGGTGGTCAAGCCGCAGGCTATGCAGCTGCAGACGCTGTTCAG GCACTTCCACTTGTGAGCACCTTTTGGGGGATATTACTATTTGGAGAATACAGGAGATCGTCCAGAAGAACATATGTACTTCTTATCAGTATGCTCTTCATGTTCATAGTTGCAGTAGCTGTTCTTATGGCCTCGTCAGGACATAGAAAATGA
- the LOC106322448 gene encoding protein SPIRAL1-like yields MGRGNSCGGGQSSLNYLFGAPPAPKPTAPAPPAETASPAPAPAAVTVTATTTVEPAELNKQIPAGIKTPVNNYARSEGQNTGNFITDRPSTKVYAAPGGGSSLDYLFTGGK; encoded by the exons ATGGGTCGTGGAAACAGCTGTGGTGGAGGTCAAAGCTCTCTCAATTATCTCTTTGGCGCTCCTCCTGCTCCTAAGCCCACCGCTCCAGCTCCTCCTGCCGAGACTGCTTCACCAGCACCAGCACCAGCAGCTGTGACTGTAACCGCTACAACTACAGTTGAGCCAGCAGAGCTCAACAAGCAGATCCCTGCTGGTATCAAAACTCCTGTTAACAACTATGCCCGTTCTGAAGGACAGAACACTGGAAACTTCATCACT GACCGTCCTTCGACCAAAGTTTATGCAGCTCCTGGAGGTGGATCATCTCTGGATTATCTCTTCACTGGTGGCAAGTAA
- the LOC106322447 gene encoding ubiquinone biosynthesis protein COQ4 homolog, mitochondrial, which yields MTIERARVPLSRWQQAAVAMGSAVGALVNPRRADLIAALGETTGKPAFEMVLERMKKSPEGRAILLGRPRVVSEQVGHAWDLPDNTFGAAYAKFMGSRNFSSDDRPPVRFMETDELAYVATRAREVHDLWHTLFGLPTNLIGESALKVIEFEQMYLPMCMLSVIGGTVRFNEKQRSMFLRHYLPWAVRAGRQCTDLMCVYYERHFSEDLEQVRRQWGIIPAPQHPK from the exons ATGACCATCGAAAGAGCTCGAGTCCCGTTAAGTCGGTGGCAACAAGCGGCGGTGGCGATGGGGTCCGCCGTCGGTGCGTTGGTCAATCCTCGTAGAGCGGATCTAATCGCCGCTCTCGGCGAAACAACGGGGAAACCAGCTTTCGAAATGGTTCTTGAGAGGATGAAGAAGAGTCCTGAAGGAAGA GCTATATTGCTGGGGCGTCCTCGTGTAGTGTCAGAGCAAGTAGGCCATGCTTGGGATCTACCAGACAACACCTTTGGAGCTGCATATGCAAAGTTCATGGGATCTAGAAACTTCTCTTCTGATGATCGGCCGCCTGTGAGATTCATGGAGACAGATGAGTTGGCTTACGTAGCAACGCGGGCGCGTGAAGTTCATGACTTGTGGCACACGCTCTTCGGCCTCCCTACGAATCTTATAGGTGAGTCGGCTCTGAAAGTCATAGAGTTCGAGCAGATGTATCTTCCGATGTGTATGCTCTCTGTGATTGGAGGCACCGTGAGGTTTAATGAGAAGCAGAGGTCGATGTTTTTGAGGCATTACCTTCCTTGGGCTGTTCGAGCGGGAAGGCAGTGTACAGACCTCATGTGTGTGTACTATGAGAGGCACTTTAGCGAAGACTTAGAGCAAGTTAGGAGACAATGGGGGATCATCCCTGCTCCTCAACATCCTAAATGA
- the LOC106325078 gene encoding agamous-like MADS-box protein AGL3, protein MGRGKMELKRIENKINRQVTFAKRRNGLLKKAYELSVLCDAEIALLIFSNRGKLYEFCSSPSGMTKTVEKYRKHIYATMDPNQSAKDLQEKYQDYLMLKSKVESLQHSQRHLLGEEIAGMGVNELEQLEHQVDASLKQIRSRKTGAMLDQLSDLKTKEEMLLETNRDLRRKLEESDAALTQSMWGAASAGEHSHQQQQQYHQQQGMSSYQANPPSQENGFFRPLHGNVALQMSHYNPGVTNASNSATTSQNVINGFFPGWML, encoded by the exons ATGGGAAGAGGAAAAATGGAGTTGAAGAGGATAGAGAACAAGATCAACAGGCAAGTAACTTTTGCAAAGAGAAGGAATGGTCTGCTTAAGAAAGCTTATGAGCTTTCTGTGCTTTGTGATGCTGAGATTGCTCTTCTCATTTTCTCTAACCGTGGCAAGCTCTACGAGTTTTGCAGCAGTCCTAG TGGTATGACCAAGACGGTTGAGAAGTATAGAAAACACATTTATGCAACTATGGATCCAAATCAATCAGCTAAAGACTTGCAG GAGAAGTACCAAGACTACTTGATGCTCAAATCAAAAGTTGAAAGCCTTCAACATTCACAAAG GCATTTGCTAGGTGAGGAGATAGCTGGGATGGGAGTGAATGAGCTTGAGCAGCTAGAACACCAAGTAGATGCATCACTAAAGCAGATAAGGTCAAGAAAG ACCGGGGCGATGCTTGATCAACTATCAGACCTCAAAACAAAG GAGGAAATGTTATTGGAGACCAACAGAGATCTTAGGAGAAAG TTGGAGGAAAGTGATGCAGCCCTTACTCAATCGATGTGGGGAGCTGCTTCTGCTGGAGAACATTCCCACCAACAACAACAGCAATATCACCAACAACAAGGCATGAGCTCTTATCAAGCAAACCCTCCGAGTCAAGAAAATGGTTTCTTCAGGCCTTTACACGGCAATGTAGCATTGCAGATGAG TCATTACAATCCTGGTGTGACAAATGCAAGCAACTCAGCAACAACATCACAGAATGTTATTAATGGATTTTTCCCTGGATGGATGCTCTGA